From the genome of Phoenix dactylifera cultivar Barhee BC4 chromosome 5, palm_55x_up_171113_PBpolish2nd_filt_p, whole genome shotgun sequence:
CAGCGGTGGCCGGCGCCGCTGCGGGGCAACCTTCCTCCTCGCTTGTGGATCTCGAGAGGGTCGTGCATGaagaggaggcggcggaggacgTGCTGGCGGCCGACGTGCGCTGCCGCTTCTTGGCCAGGAGCAAGACGAGGAGCTGCTCGAGCTCCTTGACGAAGTCGATGGCTCCACCGATGATGGAGGCTTGGTCCCCCTGCTCCCGAACGCAATGCCGTGAAATCAGGACCCCGTCCGGTTAGAAAGATGGATGGAATTGGAAGGAGATGTGAGGGAGAGAGCGTACTCGTGGGACGAAGGAGGGGGGTATGAGGGCGCGGAGGGCGGCGAGGTGGTCGTTCATCAGCCGCCGGCGGTTGCGCTCCACCGCGATGTGCGCCATCCGCTGGCTCTCCGCCTCCTCCGTGCTCTTCGTCGAGGCCGCCGACGCCGTCCGCAagcgcttcctcttcttccgctCCCTCGACCCCGCCGGCGCGGCCGCCGCCGTAGATCTGGTGGTTCCAGAGGGGAGTTGGAGGTGGTGACTGGGTTCGTGGCCGTCAACTCCTTTGGCGTCGGACTGGGACTCGGAGGCGTGGGTGACGCAGCTCTCCAGCTGTTCCGCGGCCCGGGAGGAGTCAATCTCGGCCATCCGCTTTTTATCGCCGTGGCTCTGGAGGCGTAGGAGGAGCTGGAAGTTGGATTCCGGTGGGAAGGAGGTGAAAAGCGCTTGCTGGTGCTGTTGCTGGACGACTTGCAGGTGGAGTTGCTGCTCTTCCTGTTCTTCCGTCTCCTCCTCTGCTTGCATTGCGCTCTGGAGCAGTTGGAGGAAGGGCGTGTGGTGGTAATGGCCTCGAATTAGGCTTCCATAGCTCATTTCGGTAACAGAACTCGGGCTCCGGACTTTCGGTTCCAAGCAATCCGAGCTCATCTCTTCTCCAATCAACTGTATCTTTTACCAAGACGTTAAccaggagagaaaaaaagaacagTTAAAATGGACAAAGTTGGGCAAGAATTTTGTCTAATAAACTGAATTTTCAGACATAGCAGCTCCCTCTCACCCAGGAAGAAAAGTGCAATTGAGTGCAAAAAGAATACAAACAAAGAAAAGCAGGGTCTATCCCTTTCTTCTACTACATGAAACTTTCCCATATATCACTTGCATTGCATTAAATGAAATCTCAGAAGAGGCAGTGAACACCCCACATCTCTTGCATCCTGGGGTCTTAACAAAGAGAGGAAACATTAAGAAGGGCAGAGTGGGGTATTAAATTGAGAACATACAAAGGTGTTAATGCGTCCTTGAACCTCTTCATTGGAGTTGGGAAGTACCTCTGACTCgcttcttctttgaaaactctccATCGGTTACTTCTCTTTCACGAAACAGATAAAAAAGGGGCTTCTTAAATTCCCTCAGCATCCACTCGGAGAGATAAATATGGACGCAAAGAAAGGCTGCAGAGGGGGCAAATCAACACTAGCTACTCTGCTCCTTCCctgcttcctttcttccttgcaTGCCTGCATTATTGAGACTCGGTTGGCCTGCTCTCTCTACAAGTTACAGTCTAATACTATAGCCATAGAAGAGAgggaaacaaaaaaacaaaaaaggttAAGAAAGGGAGGTAGAGAGGCTTGAGATGGAGAGAGATAAGAAAGCAATGGAAATTAGGAAGCGGCGAGTGTGGTGAGAAATGGGAACAGGGAATAGGTAAGAGCTTACAGTTTAAACTTTAAAGCATATAGTGGAGTATCTGAAAAAtagtttggacgaaaatatggaGGCAAAACATGGACTTGGGACCAGGGGAAGGGGTCGGATAAAGACCAGGGGCTATTCGTTAGGGGTGGGGGCCTGCCTGGTTTGCAAGCTCCTATCTATCTTCGTCCGATGCcagatttttattaaaaaaatataaaatatataaataaatctatttttagGACAAGTGGTAATTTTAATAGCAGATtactcaattaaaaaaaaatccgacTCATATATAAAgaagaatataaaaaaatataaaatatataaataaatctgttTCATCGCATAAGTTTAAGTTTTCCGGATAAGCGGTGATTTTAATAGTTTTCTCCCTAGTTTTCTTTCTTACACCTGCAAAGTGCAAACATATATATCAAAGCGACGACAAGAAGTTTTGGAGTCACTGCAAGAAGCATGAGAGGGAAACAAGCAATTATTGAGAAATACTAGCAAGGAATGAGAGGAAAGACATTTGCGGTAATCCCCACTACGTTGCTCTTTTCAGCTTGTGGACTCATTTTGTTTCTCGAGCAAGAGAATCTTTTGGGGGGATAGATGGCAGGCAGTGTTTTGGAAGTTTGGAGACCATGGATGAAGGTTTAACGTAATTTATGTCACAGAGATAACGAAGGATTTTAAGAGCTGAGCTCGAGCTCAAATTCAGCCCGTACTGTGATCAGGTCAAGCCCGTGGTCGAATAAATGAACATCAAACGCAACTTCAAACCAGTGTTTTGAAGACCCCGGGGTGAGTCGACCCGGTCAACCCGCCACTCGCTGGGCTTCGCGGGTCGGACCAAATGAGAAACCCGGGTACTATAAGAACTGGCCAACTTGTTGACCCTCTCGCCGGTGATCTTCATCCAGTAGGAGCCACTTTCTTCGTCGACTGCATCTCGGATCTAACAAGGTGATGAAGAGCATGCGAGACCAGTGAAAAATCCAGGAAGAGATATATGAGAAGATTGCCCTCTAATAGGGTCaccggtcgggtcgggtcagtcATCCAGCACAAAATAccgatcgggtcgggtcagtacacttaaaaaaaaacagtatCAAACTGATTTCTCTATACCAAGCAAAACTCAAAATGTTCATAAACAATACATTTAACAGTGATGAGAACTTGAAGTCTCATAAGCTCTGATCTTGTCATGATCTAATGAGCCTGCAAAGGACTTGCTTAATTTATAGTTTTAGGTGGTTAGGAATATGTGTAAGATATATGAGATTGTTTTGGACTCGAGCATCATATCTTAATCTATTATTCTTCATTAAGACTCTTATATTGAGTACTtacgaaaaatatatagatggattattatttataaatattagtTAAACTAATAGATTATATGTCTTATCTAAAAAaattgaactcaattggataaAAAAGATTTAAAGACGAGCTACTCATCGATGACTAGTTCATTTGGCATTCTCACGAATACGTGGAAGGCGAACTCAACAATGGAAATGGAATCCCAGGGAAAGAGTCGAGGCTTAAGGTGGCCACACCAAGTTTTTGATGGCAGTACTCGAATTCCAGCGGCCCAATGAGATCGTTCCCTTTCTATACTTCAGCTCCTAACTACCAAAATTAACTCGTACGTAAGAATTGGATGTGACGTAAGCCCTCTCCAAAGGATTAAAATGGTTGTCAATTGTCATAGGACCGCTTCTATTTGGACTCGTTtggtccaaaaaaaatttgtctGGGCGTAGGTTTCTCGAAAGTAGCATTcaatagaaataaaatttttaatatttattaaaaaaatttatgagagaCGTAAGAAAACTATTTTTGTACTAGTTggaaattaaaattattttctaaaactAGTCTTAAGCCACCAAAATTTATAGATAAAgtcttttctttattaagagtatgctcaaccaaatataaaccACTATGAAATGTATCACTTTTCCATAATCAACCCAGTATGTCAGAATTATTTTTCTAAGCATCATATTATAAAATACCAActttataaaagaaatattctgat
Proteins encoded in this window:
- the LOC103702759 gene encoding transcription factor bHLH57-like isoform X2, whose product is MESFQRRSESEVLPNSNEEVQGRINTFLIGEEMSSDCLEPKVRSPSSVTEMSYGSLIRGHYHHTPFLQLLQSAMQAEEETEEQEEQQLHLQVVQQQHQQALFTSFPPESNFQLLLRLQSHGDKKRMAEIDSSRAAEQLESCVTHASESQSDAKGVDGHEPSHHLQLPSGTTRSTAAAAPAGSRERKKRKRLRTASAASTKSTEEAESQRMAHIAVERNRRRLMNDHLAALRALIPPSFVPRGDQASIIGGAIDFVKELEQLLVLLLAKKRQRTSAASTSSAASSSCTTLSRSTSEEEGCPAAAPATAASLEGFFISPQYTSYSQSQQPCRRAKEEEDGEESPAAKEGVDVEAIVLQGHVNLKVVGRRQAGQLVQAIAALEELRLSVLHLNITSLDPSSILYSLNLKMEEECKLGSADEIATAVHQIFGYINASR
- the LOC103702759 gene encoding transcription factor bHLH57-like isoform X1, which translates into the protein MESFQRRSESEVLPNSNEEVQGRINTFIQLIGEEMSSDCLEPKVRSPSSVTEMSYGSLIRGHYHHTPFLQLLQSAMQAEEETEEQEEQQLHLQVVQQQHQQALFTSFPPESNFQLLLRLQSHGDKKRMAEIDSSRAAEQLESCVTHASESQSDAKGVDGHEPSHHLQLPSGTTRSTAAAAPAGSRERKKRKRLRTASAASTKSTEEAESQRMAHIAVERNRRRLMNDHLAALRALIPPSFVPRGDQASIIGGAIDFVKELEQLLVLLLAKKRQRTSAASTSSAASSSCTTLSRSTSEEEGCPAAAPATAASLEGFFISPQYTSYSQSQQPCRRAKEEEDGEESPAAKEGVDVEAIVLQGHVNLKVVGRRQAGQLVQAIAALEELRLSVLHLNITSLDPSSILYSLNLKMEEECKLGSADEIATAVHQIFGYINASR